DNA sequence from the Amycolatopsis sp. Hca4 genome:
GATCTCCGCTCCGGACGCGCCCGTCGCCGGCGAACGGCTCGGCATCGAGCAGCTCGCCGACGTCCCGCTGGTGATGTTCCGCCGCGGCTACGACGTCCGGGAGGCCACGGTCGACGCCTGCCGCGCCGCCGGGTTCGAGCCGTCGTTCGCCATCGAGGGCGGCGAGATGGACGCGGTGCTGGCCCTGGTCCGGGCGGGCGTCGGCGCGGCGGTGGTGCCGAGCACGGTGGCGGGCGACCGGTTCCGGATGACCCGCTTCACGCCCGACGCGGGGATGACCCGCGTGGTGCAGCTGGCCCACCGGGCGGACCTGGAACCGACCCGCGCGGTCCGCGCGCTGCGCGCCGCGATCGCCGGGTTCGTGGCCGACCCGGCCCGGCGGGCGAGCCTGCCGCCGGGCATCGAGTCCCTGGTGGACTCCGGCGCCGTCAGCTGAGGCCGAACCGCTCGGCGAACGCGGCCAGCTCTTCGCGCCGGCGCCCGGCTTCGGCCGTGCCGGGCGTCACGACCACCCGCGTCACGCCCTGCCGGGCCAGCTCGTCGACGTCCTCCGTGGACAGGTCGAGCGAGCCCCACCGCGTGTACTGGAAGCTTTCCGGGTCGCGCGCGGTGGCCCGGGCGAGCTCGAACTGGCGGCGGCGCTCGTCCACGGTGAGGGCGCCGCCGGGGAAGAAGCCGTCGCCGCGCCGTCCCGCCCGGCGGGCCGCGGCCGTGCTCGACCCGCCGACGTGGATCGGGAGGGTGCGGACCCCGACCGGCTTCGGGAAGCTGCAGACGCCTTCGAAGGTGAAGAACTCGCCGTCGTGGCTGACGCCCTCTTCGCCGCCCGCCCAGAGCAGCCGCAGGACGTCGATGGCCTCGTCGGCCCGGCGTCCGCGGGTGGCGAAGTCGACCCCCGCCGCCCGCGCTTCGCCGGGCAGCGCACCGACGCCGACGGTGAGCAGCCGCATGCGCCCGCCGGAGAGCACGTCCACGGTGGCCAGGCGCTTGGCCAGCACCACCGGGTGGTGGTACGGCAGCAGCAGGACCCCGGTGCCGAGCAGGATGCGGCTGGTGACGGCGGCGACGAAGGTGAGGCACTCCACGGGGTCCGCGTAGGGCAGTGACGGCGGCAGCGCCATCGGCCCGATCCGCGCGCCCGGGTACAGCGCCACGTGCTCCGGCAGGTACAAGGACTCGAACCCACACTCCTCGGCGTCCCGGGCGAACCCCGCGAGCGTCTCCGGGTCGGTGCCGAAAAAGGGTGTGCTGTAACTGATCCCGAACTTCACCCGGGTGAAGCTAAAGGTTGACGCGGACGTCAACGCAACCCTCCCGGAGCGGGCGGGGTAGCGCAGGCGCTACCCCGGATCGGGTGGCCCGCACTCCTGATCTTCGCGCCCGGTCCCGGCATCGTGAACGGGGTCGATCCGGACGAAAAGGAGCAGGATGATGCGGAAACTGGTGGCGGCCTTGACCGTGGCGGGGCTGCTGGGCGGGACGGCGACGGTGGCCGAAGCGAAGCCGTCGGGGAAGGCCGCCCTCCAGGAGCAGCTCGACGCGCTGGTCGGGCAATTCCCGGCCGCGCTGGCCTCGGTGAGCCGCGGCGGGCGGACGGAATCGCTGGTCGCGGGCTCCGCACGGCTCGGCAGCCGGGTGCCGGTGCCGGTCGACGGGCGCGTCCGGGCGGGCAGCAACACGAAGACGTTCACCGCGGTCGTCGTGCTGCAGCTGGTGGCCGAGGGCAAGGTGGCGCTGGACGCGCCGATCGAGCGGTACCTGCCCGGGCTGGTGCCCGGCGGGTCCGCGATCACCGTCCGGCAGCTGCTGCAGCACACCAGCGGGCTGCCGAACTACACCGAGTACCTCGGGCTGGAGGACGTCGCGAAGCTGCGGCACCGCTACTTCGAGCCGCACGAGCTGCTCGCGGTGGCGTTCGCCCACCCGGCGAAGTTCGCGCCCGGGACGAAGTGGGAGTACAGCAACACGAACTACGTGCTGGCGGGCCTGCTGGTCCAGCGGGTGACCGGCCGTCCGGTGGCGGAGGAGATCACCTCGCGCGTGATCCGGAAAGCGGGCCTGCGGAACACGTACTGGCCCGCAGCCGGCGACGAAGGCATCCGGGGCCCGCACCCGCAGGGGTACGCGCGGTCGGGCGGCGAGGTGGTCGACGTGACCGAGCTGGACCCGTCGTGGGGCTGGGCCGCGGGCCAGCTGATCTCGACCCCGGGCGACCTGGCGCGGTTCTCCCGCGCACTGCTGGACGGCCGGCTGCTGCCCGCGGCGCAGCTGGCGGAGATGCGCAAGACGGTCGACGCGCCACTGGCCCCGGGCTGGCGCTACGGCCTGGGCCTGTTCCGCGTCCCCCTCAGCTGCGGCGGCGAATTCTGGGGCCACGGCGGCGATATCCACGGGTTCGAGACCCGCGGCGGCGCCACCGACGACGGCCGTGCGGTCGGCCTGGCGGTGACGGCGCTGCCGGGCACGTTCGGCGACGGCGACCAGGGGGCCCAGGCGGTGCTGTCCGCGGTGGACGCGGCCTTCTGCCGCTGAGGCCGCTCAGGCGCCGTCGACCGACCCCGGCGGCAGGAAGTCGACGTCGTGCAGGGCCGACAGCCGGACCACCTCGGCCGGGTCGGCCAGGTCGTGCAGCCGGTCGAACAGCTGCGCGAGCCGTCCGGTGGGGCTCACCCAGAACAGCGCGCGGGTGAGGCTTTCGCTGCGGTTGTAGTAGGCGTGCGGCAGGCCTTTCGGCATCCGCACGGTGTCCCCGGGGCCGGCGGTCGTCCATTCGCCGTCGAGGTAGAGGGTGAAGACGCCGTCCAGGACGTAGATGTGCTCGTCCTGGGTGGGGTGCACGTGCGGCGGCACGCCGGTCCCGGGCGGGTCGAGCGTTTCGAAGGCGAAGCTCGTCTCGCTGGCGGCCTTCAGGGCGTAGGTGTGGCCGAGGACGTTCCACACCTTGCCTTCGCCGGCCGGGGTGATGCCCTTCGGCAGCGGGCCGAGCACGATCTCTTCGCCGGTCATCGCGTCTCCTTCGTCACGGGCATTCTGTCAGCTCGGCCGCCGGAGCACCTCCGCGGCGAACCCGGCGGCCGCGGCCAGGCCGACGAGCTCGTCACCACGCTCGGCGGGCACCAGGACGAGCGGGTAGCAGTCGGACTCGATGTCGAGGACGACGAGCGCGGTTCCGTTGTCGTGCAACCGGTTCCCGGCGTGCTCGAGGAAGTCGTAAGTGGACAGTTCGCTGGTGGCGAGGGAGGTCCAGGGGTCGTCACCGGCCGGAGCGGACCGCAGGGCCCGCAGCCCGCCGACGATTTCGCCCGGGTCCTCCTTCCCGTCGAATTCGGCGAGTAAGCCGTGATCGGTGAGGACGTCCACGAGCGCGATCCAGGGCAGGAGGGGGAAGGGTTCGTCGATCCCACGCTCGTCGAGCCGCGCGGCGTGCGCCCGAAGGAAGGCGTCCTGGTCGTCGAAGGCGGCTGCGGCGTGCTCGGCGACCTGCGGCACGCCGGGCGCCAGCAGGGTGGCCACGGCCACGAGTGCGGCACGGGCGGGTGCGGTCATCCGGGCAATCTAGCGAACCTGCTCCGCCAGCGTGGCACGCAGATCCACCGGGCGGCGGATCCAGATGTCCACCGCCGTCCCGACCGGCGACGTGAGCGTCAAGCACCCCTGGTCCCCCGGTCCCCACAGCGGAACCACCTCCGCGGACCAGGACCGGTCGAACGTCACCTCGCCGACACCGCGGTCGCGATCGCCCCGCCGAGGCGCCCAGCGCAATTCCCCGGACGACAACGTCAACCGGCCCAGCAGCTCGCCGACCTCGTCGGCACGGCGGGCGTGCCGTCCCGGCGCCTTCGCCCCCAGCAGCAGCGCCGCCTGCACCGGCAGCTGCGCCGGCCACGACGGCGGCTCCCCCGCCGCCCGGCGTCGGTGCTCCGCGCGCGATTCCCGCCCCATGATCACCGCGGCGAGCGCGTACAGCAGCGCGGGCACGCCGAGCACCGTGAGCACGGCCGGGAGCCAGCCCGCCTCGAGGCCCAGCACCGCCGTCGACGCCACCAGGTAGCCGGCGCCCAGCAGGGCCCGGGTTCGCCGACGGCGTTCGCGGTCCCGGCCGTGTCCTGTCATCCGCCCGTCCGATCGGTTCGCGGCACCAGACCGCCGTACCGAGAATACGAACGACGATTCTTCAGTGCGTGCGGGCTCGCAGGTGGGCGCGTTCGCCGTGCCGGCCGAACAGGATCAGCAGCTCGACCGGCTTCCCGTCGGCGCTGCCGAGCCAGTGCGGGACCGTGGTGTCGAACTCCGCCGCCTCGCCGGCGGGCAGGACCAGGTCGTGCTCGCCGAGGACCAGCCGGAGCCGGCCGTGGAGCACGTAGAGCCACTCGTGACCCTCGTGGACCCGGTGGTCCCGGACCGGCGGCCGGTCGGCGCTCGGGATGATCATCTTGTAGGCCTGCATGCCGCCGGGCCGGGACAGCGGCACGAACGTCATGCCGTGGCGGTGGATCGGGGTCAGGTGGATGCGCGGGTCGCCGGTGGGCGGGGCGCCGACGAGGTCGTCGAGCGGGACGTCGTAGGCACGGGCCAGCGGCAGCAGCAGTTCCAGACTGGCCCGCCGCTGCCCGCTTTCCAGCCGCGACAGCGTGCTCTCCGAGACGCCGGTGGCGGCCGCGACGTCCGCCAGCGTCATCCCGCGGTGCCGGCGCAGCGCCCGCAGCCGGGGGCCGACCGCGTGCAGCACGTCCTGGAAGTCGTCGCTCACCCCGGCCATCTTGCCGGAACCGCAAGAAAGCGTGCCGGAACCGCCAGGGCGGGGTCAGGGTGGGCCCATGACCCCATCGACCGCCGAAGCGTCCCGGTTCTGGGACGGCCACCACGCGGCCCACGTGCCGGACGGCGAGCCGCGCGCCGACGTCCGGCTCGTCGAGGTCGCCGGCGCACCGGCGGCCGGGCGAGCCCTCGATCTCAGCTCGGGCGGCGACGCGCGGCTGGCCCGGCGAGGTTGGCAGGTGACCGTGGTCGTCATACCTGCACACGTCGTTCCCGCTGCCCCGCGACCGGGTGCCGAGACAGGCCGCGGAAGCGCTCTCCCGCGGCGGGCGGCTGCGGTCGTCGAGCACGGTTCCGTCGCGCCGTGGTCGTGGCAGCAAGCGCCCCGCTCGATCCGGGGTGGACCGTCGAACGTGCCGCCGCCCTTACCCGGCAGGCCACCGGTCCCGGCGGACAGACCGCCGAAGTCGTCGACCACCTGCTGCTGATCCGCCGCACCCGGTGAAAGGACCGGCCATGCCCCGAACCCGGCGACGCGACACCCCGCCCCCACGCACCGGACCGGCCGAAAAGGATGTGCTGCACGGCTTCCTCACCCATCTGCGGGCCGCCGTGGCCGCCAAGGCCGAGGGCGTGCCGGAACCGCAGGTCCGCACGCCCGGCGTCCCGTCGGGCACGTCGTTGCTGGGCCTGGTCCGGCACCTGGCGCACGTCGAGCGGTTCACGTTCCTCGGCGAGCCGGTCGCCGACTGGCCCGGCACGTTCCGGCCGCGGGCGGAGGAGACGGTCGCGTCGGTGCTGGCCGGCTACCGCAGCGCGTGCGAGGAGGCCGACGCGGTCATCGACGCCTGCACCGATCTGTCGCAGCCGGTCGCCAGGCCCGGCCGGAGCGCGCCGTCGATGCGCTGGGCGCTGGTGCACCTGATCGAGGAGACCGGGCGCCACGCCGGGCACGCGGACATCCTGCGCGAGCTGATCGACGGCAGCACCGGCCGCTGACCAGGCGAATCCTGCGTGTTTCACCGTCCGGCCGCCGGGCGCGCTCGCGAATCCACTGTGGAACGGCGACCGGAAGGTGAATTCCGGGGCGCGGCCCGGACCGGGAAGCGGACGGCCGTGTCCGTTCGCTCTGCGAGTCACCCGGGAGAGTGCTATTTGATCCGTTATGAGCGAATCACTGAACTACCCGCAATCCGCCGCCGAGCCGGGCCAGCCGGCCGCTCCGGCGCGGCCCAGCACGGTCGAGGGTGCCTTCTGGGCGTTCATCGTCGCCCCGGTGGTCGGGCTCATCGGAGCCGTGCTGATCTTCGCCAACCGGGACGCGATCACCACCACCATGCGCGACGCGAACAGACAACGCGGCGGCAACCTCACCGACGCGCAGATCGACCAGGCGGTGAACGTCACGATGATCACCGCGGTGGTGATCGCGGTGATCATCGCGGCGTTGTACCTGCTGTTCGCGTTCAAGCTGCGCGCCGGCCGCAACTGGGCGCGCATCGTGCTGACCGTGCTCACCGCCCTGCAGCTGCTTTCGGTGCTGTTCGGCCAGAGCACGATCGGCGGCTACATCGCGGTGCTGGCGGCGGTGGTCGGCGTGGTGCTGTCGTTCACGAGCCCGTCGAACGCCTACTTCGCGGCGGCCAAGGCCCCGCGCTGAGCGACCCCGCGGCGGCCGGCCCCCGGCCGCCGCGGTCGGTCTCACCCTCCGCTGTGGACGGTCAGCTGTTCCACATCCGCGCGGTCAACCGGAGGAACTCGCGCCCGTCGCCGGCGCTCGACGCGGCCCCGAGGTCGGGGTAGACGTCCAGCACCCGGTCCGCCCCGGTCAGCCGCAGTGCGCGGCTCACCAGCGGGTTGCCGCCGGTGACGATGCGGAGGCGGACGTTGCGGTCCGCGGCGTTGTCGGTCACCGCGCTCAGCACGCGGACCCCCGCCGCGCCGAGGAAGTTCACCCTCGACAGGTCCAGCACGATCGCCTTCGGTTCCGGGCTGCCGGCCAGTGCCGCGGCCACCGCGCCCACCACCACGAGCACCGTTCCCGCGTCGAGCTCGCCGGACAACGCCAGGAGCACCGGCTCACCGTGCGAGCAGGACACCCGCAACCGACCCGCCGGGGACCCGAAGGACGCCACCCGAAAACACCCCATTCACGAAAAGAGTCCGGCACGAACAGGCACTGCGGCTCCTGCACGACCCGCTCGCGCGCCAGCGTAATGACCGCCTTCCACTGATCACAAGCCGTGACCACCCGACTCGACCCGATGGTGTTTCACCGGGGAAAGACGGGGGAAGTCACGCGGGGCGATCTGCTCTCAAGGAGGTTGTCATGGCGGCAACACCCGATCCGGCGTCCACCGGGGTGCGCACGCTCATCCCGGCACGCATCGACCGGTTGCCCTGGTCCCCGTTCCACACCCGGATGGTGGTCGCCCTCGGGGTGGCCTGGATCCTCGACGGCCTGGAGATCACGGTGGCCAGCGCGGTCGCCGACACCCTCACCAAGCCCGAGACGCTCCACATGTCGTCGGCGGCCGTGGGGCTGCTGGCCACCATCTACCTGGCCGGCGAGGTGGTCGGGGCGCTGTTCTTCGGCAGTCTTTCGGACAAGCTGGGCCGGCGGAACCTGTTCATGCTGACGCTGGCCGTCTACCTCGTCGGCAGCGGCCTGACCGCGCTGACCCTCGGTAACGGCGCCGGCTGGGTCATCTTCCTCTACGCGACCAGGTTCGTGGCCGGGATGGGCATCGGCGGTGAGTACGCGGCCATCAACTCCGCGATCGACGAGCTGATCCCGGCGCGCTACCGGGGCCGGGTGGACATCGCCGTCAACGGCACCTACTGGGCCGGCGCCGTGCTGGGCACCATCGGCACGTACATCCTGCTCAACAAGATGGACCTGTCGCTGGGCTGGCGGCTGGGCTTCCTCATCGGGCCGGTGCTCGGGCTCGTCATCCTGCTCGTCCGGCGGCACCTGCCGGAGAGCCCACGGTGGCAGATCATGCACGGCCGGGCCGAAGCGGCCGAGGAGTCGATCAAGCAGATCGAGGAGGAGGTCGAGCACGGCGGCCGCAGCCTGCCGCCGGTCGACGAGAAGAAGGCGATCGAGGTGACGCCGGCCGAGCGGATCGGGTACGTCGCCCTGGCCAGGGTGCTGTTCCGCGAGTACCCGTCGCGGGCGATCCTGGGCGCGTCGCTGATGATCAGCCAGTCGTTCCTCTACAACGCGATCTTCTTCACCTACACGCTGGTGCTCGGCAAGTTCTACGGGGTCTCGTCCGCGGCCACGCCGATCTACCTGATCGCCTTCGCCGTCGGCAACCTGGTCGGCCCGTTCACGATCGGGCACCTGTTCGACACCCTGGGCCGGCGCAAGATGATCTCCGGCACCTACATCGTGTCCGGGGTCCTGCTGGCGATCACGGCGGTGCTGTTCTACGCGGGCGCGCTGAACGCGATCACCCAGACGATCGCGTGGTGCGTGATCTTCTTCTTCGCCTCCGCCGGCGCGAGCGCGGGCTACCTGACGGTGAGCGAGATCTTCCCCCTGGAAGTCCGGGCCAAGGCGATCGCGGTGTTCTTCGCGATCGCGCAGTGCTTCGGCGCGCTGGGCCCGGTGATCTACGGCGCCCTGATCGGCACCGGCGAGCACCCGGTCCGCCTGTTCATCGGCTACCTGCTGGGCGCCGCGGTGATGATCGCCGGCGGCCTGGTCGCCCGGTTCCTGGCGGTCGACGCGGAGGGCAAGTCCCTGGAGGACGTCGCCCAGCCGCTGGCCGCCGCCGGCCGGCGCGGGCGCACCCGCGCCGAGGGAGCCTCCTCCCCCTTCTCCACCTGACGCCGGAAAGCCGCGAATGACGCATTGGGGCCCGTACCGTCCCGAAGCGTCATTCGCGGCGAGCGTTCCGGCGCAGACCGGTTTAGGCTCGGCGGACACGGGTAGCCGCCGCGCAAGGCGACACGGGTCGGGAGGTGGGCGTGGGACCACGGAAGTGGCTCGAGCTGTGGCCCGTCTACCGCCAGCTGACCGGCACCGACCCGCTCGGCCGGGGCAAGGCCGCCGAATCGCCGCGTTCCGAGGCGCTCGCGCCGCGCACCGCGAGCGCCGACCGGGTGGCCAAGTCGGTCTGCCCCTACTGCGCCGTCGGCTGCGGGCAGCAGGTCTTCGTCAAAGACGAGCGCGTCGTGCAGATCGAAGGCGACCCGCACAGCCCGATCTCCCGCGGCCGGCTCTGCCCCAAGGGCTCGGCGAGCAAGCAGCTGGTCACCGGCCCGCAGCGGGAGCAGAAGGTCCGCTACCGCGCGCCGTACGCCACCGAGTGGACCGAGCTGGACCTCGGCACGGCCATGGAGATGGTCGCCGACCGCGTGCTCGACGCCCGCCGCAAGGGCTGGCAGGACACCGACTCCCGCGGGATGCCGCTGCGCCGGACCACGGGCATCGCCAGCCTCGGCGGCGCCACCCTGGACAACGAAGAGAACTACCTGATCAAGAAGCTCTTCACCGCGCTGGGCGCGATCCAGATCGAGAACCAGGCCCGCATTTGACACTCCGCCACCGTTCCCGGTCTGGGGACTTCCTTCGGTCGCGGTGGCGCGACGGACTACCAGCAGGACCTGCAGAACTCCGACTGCGTCGTCATCATGGGCTCGAACATGGCCGAGGCGCACCCGGTGGGGTTCCAGTGGGTGATGGAGGCGAAGGCCCGCGGGGCCGAGGTGCTGCACATCGACCCGCGGTTCACCCGCACGAGCGCGCTGGCCGACGCCCACGTCCCGCTGCGGGCCGGCACCGACATCGCGTTCCTCGGCGGGGTGATCAACCACATCCTGAGCAACGACCTGGACTTCCGGGAGTACGTGGTCGCCTACACCAACGCCTCCTTCCTGGTGTCCGAGGACTTCCGCGACACCGAGGACCTCGACGGCCTGTTCAGCGGCTACGACGAGGCCAAGGCCGCCTACGACCCCGCCACCTGGCACTACGAGAGCGTCCGGCCGAAGGAGACCCCGCACGGCAAGGAGACGTCGGCGTCCGACCAGCACGGCTCGGGCGGCCCGGTGCTCGAAGGCGCCAGCGAGGAGATCACCGCCGACCCGACGCTGCAGCACCCGCGCTGCGTGTTCCAGATCCTCAAGCGCCACTTCGCCCGCTACACCCCGGAGATGGTCGAGGCGACCTGCGGGACGCCGAAGGAGCTCTTCCAGCGGGTCTGTGACGCCTGGACGCGCAACTCGGGCCGGGAACGCACCGCCGCGCTCGTCTACAGCGTCGGCTGGACGCAGCACAGCGTCGGCGCCCAGTACATCCGGGCAGGCTCGATCATCCAGCTGCTGCTCGGCAACATCGGGCGGCCCGGCGGCGGGGTGTTCGCGCTGCGCGGGCACGCCAGCATCCAGGGCTCGACCGACATCCCGACGCTGTTCAACCTGCTGCCCGGCTACCTGCCGATGCCCACACCCGAGCAGGCCACGCTGGCCGACTACCTCGAAAGCGTCCGCGGCGACAAGCAGAAGGGCTTCTGGCGCAACGCCGACGCCTACACCGTGTCGCTGCTCAAGGAGTACTGGGGCGACAAGGCCACCCCGGACAACGACTTCGGCTTCGGCTACCTGCCGCGGATCAACGGCGACCACGGGACGTACCGCACGGTCATGGACATGGTCGACGGCAAGGTCTCCGGCTACTTCCTGCTCGGGCAGAACCCCGCCGTCGGGTCCGCGCACGGCCGGCTGCAGCGGCTCGGGATGGCCAACCTCGACTGGCTCGTCGTGCGGGACCTCACGATGATCGAGAGCGCCACCTTCTGGAAGGACGCGCCGGAGATCGAAACCGGCGAGATCGTGCCGGAGCAGTGCCGCACCGAGGTGTTCTTCTTCCCCGCCGCCTCGCACGTGGAGAAGGAGGGGACGTTCACCCAGACCCAGCGCATGCTGCAGTGGCGGGAGAAGGCCGTCGAGCCGGCCGGCGACCAGCGGTCCGAGCTCTGGTTCTTCTACCACCTGGGCCGGATGGTCCGGGAACGGCTGGCGGGCTCGGAAGACGAGCGGGACCGGCCGGTGCTCGACCTCGCCTGGGACTACGCGGTGCACGGCGACGAGCCGTCCGCCGACGACGTGCTGCGGCGGATCAGCGGCCGGGACCTGACGACCGGCAAGCAGGTCGGCGGCTACCTCGAGCTCAAGGCCGACGGCAGCACCTCCTGCGGCTGCTGGATCTACAGCGGTGTCTACGCCGACGGCGTCAACCAGGCCGCCCGCCGCAAGTCGCGGTTCGAGCAGGACCTCTACGCCCTGGAGTGGGGCTGGGTGTGGCCGCTGAACCGGCGGGTGCTCTACAACCGCGCCTCCGCCGACCCGCAGGGACGGCCGTGGAGCGAGCGCAAGGCCCTGATCTGGTGGGACGCCGAACGCGGCGAGTGGACCGGCCACGACGTCCCCGACTTCGAGAAGACCAAGCCGCCGGACCACGTCCCGCCGCCGGACGCCGTCGGCCCGGCCGCCCTGCGCGGCGACGACCCGTTCATCATGCAGTCGGAC
Encoded proteins:
- a CDS encoding TIGR03619 family F420-dependent LLM class oxidoreductase gives rise to the protein MKFGISYSTPFFGTDPETLAGFARDAEECGFESLYLPEHVALYPGARIGPMALPPSLPYADPVECLTFVAAVTSRILLGTGVLLLPYHHPVVLAKRLATVDVLSGGRMRLLTVGVGALPGEARAAGVDFATRGRRADEAIDVLRLLWAGGEEGVSHDGEFFTFEGVCSFPKPVGVRTLPIHVGGSSTAAARRAGRRGDGFFPGGALTVDERRRQFELARATARDPESFQYTRWGSLDLSTEDVDELARQGVTRVVVTPGTAEAGRRREELAAFAERFGLS
- a CDS encoding serine hydrolase, with translation MRKLVAALTVAGLLGGTATVAEAKPSGKAALQEQLDALVGQFPAALASVSRGGRTESLVAGSARLGSRVPVPVDGRVRAGSNTKTFTAVVVLQLVAEGKVALDAPIERYLPGLVPGGSAITVRQLLQHTSGLPNYTEYLGLEDVAKLRHRYFEPHELLAVAFAHPAKFAPGTKWEYSNTNYVLAGLLVQRVTGRPVAEEITSRVIRKAGLRNTYWPAAGDEGIRGPHPQGYARSGGEVVDVTELDPSWGWAAGQLISTPGDLARFSRALLDGRLLPAAQLAEMRKTVDAPLAPGWRYGLGLFRVPLSCGGEFWGHGGDIHGFETRGGATDDGRAVGLAVTALPGTFGDGDQGAQAVLSAVDAAFCR
- a CDS encoding cupin domain-containing protein, which gives rise to MTGEEIVLGPLPKGITPAGEGKVWNVLGHTYALKAASETSFAFETLDPPGTGVPPHVHPTQDEHIYVLDGVFTLYLDGEWTTAGPGDTVRMPKGLPHAYYNRSESLTRALFWVSPTGRLAQLFDRLHDLADPAEVVRLSALHDVDFLPPGSVDGA
- a CDS encoding helix-turn-helix domain-containing protein, whose product is MSDDFQDVLHAVGPRLRALRRHRGMTLADVAAATGVSESTLSRLESGQRRASLELLLPLARAYDVPLDDLVGAPPTGDPRIHLTPIHRHGMTFVPLSRPGGMQAYKMIIPSADRPPVRDHRVHEGHEWLYVLHGRLRLVLGEHDLVLPAGEAAEFDTTVPHWLGSADGKPVELLILFGRHGERAHLRARTH
- a CDS encoding DinB family protein, which translates into the protein MPRTRRRDTPPPRTGPAEKDVLHGFLTHLRAAVAAKAEGVPEPQVRTPGVPSGTSLLGLVRHLAHVERFTFLGEPVADWPGTFRPRAEETVASVLAGYRSACEEADAVIDACTDLSQPVARPGRSAPSMRWALVHLIEETGRHAGHADILRELIDGSTGR
- a CDS encoding STAS domain-containing protein, which translates into the protein MASFGSPAGRLRVSCSHGEPVLLALSGELDAGTVLVVVGAVAAALAGSPEPKAIVLDLSRVNFLGAAGVRVLSAVTDNAADRNVRLRIVTGGNPLVSRALRLTGADRVLDVYPDLGAASSAGDGREFLRLTARMWNS
- a CDS encoding MFS transporter, whose protein sequence is MAATPDPASTGVRTLIPARIDRLPWSPFHTRMVVALGVAWILDGLEITVASAVADTLTKPETLHMSSAAVGLLATIYLAGEVVGALFFGSLSDKLGRRNLFMLTLAVYLVGSGLTALTLGNGAGWVIFLYATRFVAGMGIGGEYAAINSAIDELIPARYRGRVDIAVNGTYWAGAVLGTIGTYILLNKMDLSLGWRLGFLIGPVLGLVILLVRRHLPESPRWQIMHGRAEAAEESIKQIEEEVEHGGRSLPPVDEKKAIEVTPAERIGYVALARVLFREYPSRAILGASLMISQSFLYNAIFFTYTLVLGKFYGVSSAATPIYLIAFAVGNLVGPFTIGHLFDTLGRRKMISGTYIVSGVLLAITAVLFYAGALNAITQTIAWCVIFFFASAGASAGYLTVSEIFPLEVRAKAIAVFFAIAQCFGALGPVIYGALIGTGEHPVRLFIGYLLGAAVMIAGGLVARFLAVDAEGKSLEDVAQPLAAAGRRGRTRAEGASSPFST
- the fdh gene encoding formate dehydrogenase, whose product is MGPRKWLELWPVYRQLTGTDPLGRGKAAESPRSEALAPRTASADRVAKSVCPYCAVGCGQQVFVKDERVVQIEGDPHSPISRGRLCPKGSASKQLVTGPQREQKVRYRAPYATEWTELDLGTAMEMVADRVLDARRKGWQDTDSRGMPLRRTTGIASLGGATLDNEENYLIKKLFTALGAIQIENQARIUHSATVPGLGTSFGRGGATDYQQDLQNSDCVVIMGSNMAEAHPVGFQWVMEAKARGAEVLHIDPRFTRTSALADAHVPLRAGTDIAFLGGVINHILSNDLDFREYVVAYTNASFLVSEDFRDTEDLDGLFSGYDEAKAAYDPATWHYESVRPKETPHGKETSASDQHGSGGPVLEGASEEITADPTLQHPRCVFQILKRHFARYTPEMVEATCGTPKELFQRVCDAWTRNSGRERTAALVYSVGWTQHSVGAQYIRAGSIIQLLLGNIGRPGGGVFALRGHASIQGSTDIPTLFNLLPGYLPMPTPEQATLADYLESVRGDKQKGFWRNADAYTVSLLKEYWGDKATPDNDFGFGYLPRINGDHGTYRTVMDMVDGKVSGYFLLGQNPAVGSAHGRLQRLGMANLDWLVVRDLTMIESATFWKDAPEIETGEIVPEQCRTEVFFFPAASHVEKEGTFTQTQRMLQWREKAVEPAGDQRSELWFFYHLGRMVRERLAGSEDERDRPVLDLAWDYAVHGDEPSADDVLRRISGRDLTTGKQVGGYLELKADGSTSCGCWIYSGVYADGVNQAARRKSRFEQDLYALEWGWVWPLNRRVLYNRASADPQGRPWSERKALIWWDAERGEWTGHDVPDFEKTKPPDHVPPPDAVGPAALRGDDPFIMQSDGKAWLFAPNGLADGPLPAHYEPHESPFRNPFYAQQGNPTRKVYGRRDNPSNPSPPEPGTEVFPFVFTAARLTEHHTAGGMSRTLPYLSELQPDLFVEVSPELAKLRGLSHLGWAHVVTARAAVEARVFVTDRMAPLRVQDRVVHQVWMPYHWGSSGLVSRDVVNDLFGVVLDPNVFIQESKVATCDVRPGRRPRGAGLLALLAGYRERAGITPETGTQVATVHETRHVEPGHATEDRP